One uncultured Hyphomonas sp. genomic region harbors:
- a CDS encoding MFS transporter, which translates to MSDTTAGPAAQPGHITGFGSRGYRTYVLMSLMLVYTLNFIDRSLIGVVGQPIMDSFGLSDAQWGLLNGPPFALFYALMGIPIAMWADRGNRVFIIGLCIIIWSIMTALCGLAAGFIWLLLFRVGVAIGEAGCTPPANSLITDYYPPKSRANALGIYSMGVTIGGVLAQLFGGTIASIKGPDMGNWLHSLGLGFMFDHLNWETVEGWRIAFVVIGTPGVLIAALIWFTMKEPPRGHSDAPSLHIEKAGILEAFKEFGRKPTFWTLSLGAAFVAFVGYGLFAFQTPFLMRVHGVSLHDAAVKFGAPLSAVAAGGTFLGGYLAEKLSHRFPAVSAWLPGVGLLIAVPAYSIAFLTSSLTVAIFFWVIAAVTHYAYLGAQYTVGTGIVSPRARATTISVLLFIVALIGNGIGPMFTGWMSTHFMSSSLAAQGLSDQFATFEPKFCGVNVEQLGADGPALCSAYAEGLRHSMVATVMIFIIAAAFYFLAARTFMRDRYDPAVPSGQG; encoded by the coding sequence ATGAGCGATACGACAGCCGGCCCGGCAGCTCAGCCTGGCCACATCACCGGTTTTGGCTCTCGTGGCTACAGGACGTACGTCCTGATGTCCCTCATGCTGGTTTACACGCTGAACTTCATCGACCGGTCCCTGATCGGCGTGGTTGGCCAGCCGATCATGGATTCCTTCGGCCTCAGCGACGCCCAATGGGGCCTGCTGAACGGCCCGCCCTTTGCCCTCTTCTACGCCCTGATGGGCATTCCGATCGCCATGTGGGCCGACCGCGGCAACCGCGTCTTCATCATTGGTCTCTGCATCATCATCTGGTCCATCATGACAGCGCTTTGCGGCCTGGCGGCGGGCTTTATCTGGCTGCTTCTGTTCCGTGTCGGCGTGGCCATTGGTGAAGCCGGCTGTACGCCTCCCGCCAACTCGCTGATCACCGACTATTACCCGCCGAAGAGCCGCGCCAACGCACTCGGCATCTACTCCATGGGTGTCACCATCGGCGGCGTCCTGGCCCAGCTGTTCGGCGGCACGATCGCCTCCATCAAGGGCCCGGACATGGGCAACTGGCTACATTCCCTCGGCCTTGGCTTCATGTTCGATCACCTGAACTGGGAAACGGTTGAAGGCTGGCGCATTGCCTTTGTCGTGATCGGCACGCCAGGCGTGCTGATCGCCGCACTGATCTGGTTCACGATGAAGGAACCGCCGCGCGGACACTCAGACGCGCCTTCGCTGCACATTGAGAAAGCCGGCATTCTGGAAGCCTTCAAGGAATTCGGCCGCAAACCCACTTTCTGGACGCTGTCGCTCGGCGCGGCCTTTGTCGCCTTTGTCGGCTATGGCCTGTTCGCCTTCCAGACGCCATTCCTGATGCGCGTCCATGGCGTCAGCCTGCATGATGCCGCCGTGAAGTTCGGCGCGCCGCTGTCCGCCGTTGCTGCGGGGGGAACATTCCTCGGCGGTTACCTCGCAGAGAAACTGTCGCATCGCTTCCCGGCCGTGTCGGCCTGGCTGCCCGGTGTCGGCCTGCTGATTGCCGTGCCGGCCTATTCCATCGCCTTCCTGACTTCTTCACTGACTGTGGCAATCTTCTTCTGGGTCATCGCGGCCGTCACGCACTATGCCTATCTCGGCGCCCAGTACACAGTCGGTACCGGCATCGTCAGCCCGCGCGCCCGTGCCACGACGATCTCGGTCCTGCTGTTCATCGTCGCCCTGATCGGCAACGGCATCGGCCCGATGTTCACCGGCTGGATGAGCACGCATTTCATGTCTTCAAGCCTGGCGGCCCAGGGCCTTTCGGACCAGTTCGCAACCTTCGAACCGAAATTCTGCGGCGTGAATGTCGAGCAGCTCGGCGCCGACGGCCCGGCCCTCTGCTCGGCCTATGCCGAAGGCCTGCGCCATTCCATGGTTGCCACGGTGATGATCTTCATCATCGCTGCTGCGTTCTACTTCCTCGCCGCGCGCACCTTCATGCGCGACCGCTACGACCCCGCTGTACCTTCCGGACAAGGATGA